The following nucleotide sequence is from Glycine max cultivar Williams 82 chromosome 9, Glycine_max_v4.0, whole genome shotgun sequence.
GGATCCAATGGACAGCTGAAACTTGCAGATTTTGGTTTAGCACGGGTATTTGGAAGCCCGGATCGCAGGTTCACTCATCAGGTTTGCTTCTTTATGCATAAATATCTTGTGAATCCTTTGGGTATGCTGGACTTGGCACTTACAATTAGAGGACTTTGGAAATGAACTGGTTTCTTTTTGTTAATCTCAGCATTGAGTAAACtttgaattgaaataaaaactcAAATCTCCTGTTAATTATTCTGTTTTCTTCTGATTCCTCTGTAATAAAATTAGCAaacttttctaaaattttgGATGGTTAGAATTTGCAAAACTGGTCAGGGATGTACCCTAGATATTTTATAATCAGGTGATTCAGGTTTGGTTTTGTATGATGCTTTAGTTTGAATTTATATGAAAACATAGGGTGTAAGTCAGCTGAGTTTACCATGAAATCTCTATTATTATTGCCTGGTTTTATCCCAATACATGGGCATGGGCATTTGAAATGAGAAGTAGAAGTGTTTTAGATTTTGAATATGTTCTAGGATTGTGTTTCTCACTTTCTCTAGGATAATATGTATTGGATTGACTGAAGAATGGAGTACTATTTTGTTGCATCAGTAGCAGCCTACTGACGAATTTCTATGTTAAACAAAAGTGTTTCTTTTGAATCCCGTGTCTTCCTTTCAATATCATTTATATCCTCTAGATGTCAGCTTCTGTGTACTGTTGAATCTTAGCCATGTTTCATCCTCATGTTTGTAGCTTGCACTTTCTCTTAATTGATATGCACAGTTGACACTCAATACATGAATAGGTGTTTGCTCGGTGGTATAGAGCACCTGAGCTATTATTTGGCACCAAGCAGTATGGTCCTGGGGTAGATGTTTGGGCTGCAGCTTGTATATTTGCTGAACTTCTTCTTCGTCGACCCTTCCTGCAGGTAAAACAATATTGTCATGGCGATTAATGTTCATTTTTTATAGGTTAAATTAATAAGTAGTTCCCTAAACTACTTGGGAATTTTTCATTAGGTCCCTAAACTAAAAAGTTGTAATTGGGTCCTTGatcttgtaaaattattatgattggGTCCTTGGAGTTAGTTTGTGAAACAGCTAGAAAATGACAATTTGTAGCTGTTTTAAAAACCTTAGCAacccaattaaaaaaagttacaagATCAATGAcccaattataattttatttatttatttgtggaCCTAATTAAAATTCTCAAATCTTTCAGGGTCCTGCTTGTTAACTGaaccttttttatataattaaaattcataataaatatctttgaatataaattatattatttacaatGAACGATTTAAattgtgatgattatttttatctatttatatttttttaattaaataactaatgaaatttaatttagacaTGGAAATAAAAGAGAGTAGATTGATAGATTGAAAGGGTGGGTTGTTAAGAAGATCAAgtatataaagataaaaggaGGGTAGTTTGAGTGGTTGAGAGAGAAATTTTGACTAATTGCAGAGGTAGTGTGTGAAATGCacatcagaaaagaaaaaaatattgagggAGTGGGAAGATTGAAATCCTTGCTCTCTAAGTTGTGTATTctcatttataatttaagaGTAGGTTATTTTTATGGTAAATGACAAAAGGTTGATGTTCTGGAGTAGATGGATTTTTTCTTAACATTTGACCATTTATTGCACATCTTaactatttacatttttttgggATGAGATTAACTATTtgactttatcttttagttcaaaTTGCACTGTGAGTAATAAACCCTCAAAGCTGTTTTACTGAACTGGGGTTAGTTCAGAAGTTGTTGGCTATGGTGTTTATAGACATTTTTTACTGCTAATTTTTGCTTCCATGTAATTCCTGTTCTGATATTTTTGTATGTTGCTGTTTTACTTATAATTTCAAAGTGTGTATATGtcttttattgatataattgattttattcatttgtttcTCTATACTTAGGCGTGTCCTCCTTCTGTTAATTTCATGAGTTTGTTTGTCATTTGGTAGGGTTCAAGTGATATTGATCAATTAGGAAAGATTTTCGCAGCATTTGGAACTCCATCTGCTTCTCAGTGGCCTGATATGATTTTCCTTCCTGATTATGTTGAATATCAACATGTTCCTGCCCCACCTTTGCGCTCTTTATTTCCTATGGCAAGTGATGATGCTTTAGATTTGTTGTCAAAGATGTTTACTTATGATCCAAAGGCTAGAATTTCTGTACAGCAAGCACTAGAGCACAGGTATGTGTCTTAATCATTCTCTTAAGATAAcagtttctttcctttcttttccccTGATTTTAAGCTCTCCACTTCCACTTTAGGTACTTCTCATCTGCACCTCTGCTCACAGATCCTGTTAAACTTCCAAGACCCGCTCCTAAGAAGGAATCTAAGGTTTCAGATGTAATTTCAAACGAAGGTCCTACTGTCTTGTCACCTCCAAGAAAGTCTAGGAGAGTAATGCCAGGGCGTGATGGGTCTGAAGGCAATTCTTTGCAAGGAGATAAGTTCGATGACAGTGTTGTTAGTGTCAGACAGGCAGCTGGTGATAATACGGGCAAGAATGAGCCAGCTCCAATGTCACtagatttttctctttttggattaaaacCTCCAAATAGACCTATGATTACCAGGTAAACACATGTTGATCCTCCTATCATTTCAAAGTGGCTTAATAGTTTGTAATTTTGACTCTTTCAACTTAGAAAAGTAGATAGCAAGATTGCACTTTGGCTTGCATATTGAACCATTAAcctttgaataatattattgagGTTGAAAGAAGATAATCAAGGCCCTATACTGTGTGCTTCTGTCTGTTAAATTCAGGAATCATGACTAATTTGTGAACTGGGTATAAAATTGGATCTACAAGTGTAAAATTGCGCTAAATTTAAATGGTGGAGTTATGAATAATGCGAAAGCTACAATGCCATTAGTATTAGATACCTTCAGTGCTAAACTGTTTATGTGGAAATTTACACCTAACTTCGAAACCACATTGATTCAGCGTGACTAGGATTTTGGAGACCCAAATTGCTATTAGTTTAATTTAGGTGTTTAATATGCTTATTTTCTATGGAATTCGTCAAGTCTCATGAGAAGCCTTACAGGGGAAGGGAAATATAGCTtaaatttcatcttttttttttatagagttGAATAATGCGTGTGCCaaatttttattctcttaattTCTACTTGTAAATGTTGTTTAATCGATTCCTTCTCTTTGTTCTGCAGTGCTGACAGATcacatttaaaaagaaaattagatcTAGAATTCTAGCAGCCAAAACGAATGTTCTATGATGGTTCCATCAGTAAGAGGGGTCTGATACATTTGAGAAAACACTGAATCAGCTTCGCTTGTATGCCATTCCTTATCTTTGTCTCTCTGCATGAAGCTCCTATGATTATGTAGATGTTTAAAGGAAGAAGTAGTAGTGACAACAGATTAGCATCTCACTTGAATAGTTCAGAGAGCTGAACGTAACTATCatagattaaaaagaaataataaccaTACTCTTTGGATCCCTTTGTTCTGATTCTTCTGAATTTTTGTTCTCCACATTCAGGAGAACTTGCATCCCCCCACGGAAGGCCTAGAGTGAGAGCATTTTCTTAAGCCCTCGCTGTATATCTGACACTTGAAAAAGTAGTGGTTGGGGAACACttgattttaacattgatttGTTATTGAACATAAAGAAAAGTTATTGTTTACACTTTAAGTGTATAATATGTATTTTCTTGGGGGTTTCAAATAGGTTGTGTACTGAGCAAAATGATTTGTGGACATTGTGGTTGATTTTGGCTGATTGCATGCAATTTCTGGCATGCCAAGTTTGTTCCATCTTGGTTTTATGTGAAAAACCTTGggcttaatttttgtttaacaatctaatgattttcaaattccaCCGTTTGCTAATTTGCTTCTGAGATAACCTTTGGTCCTTTATAGTTCTCTTTCTAAAACATTGCTGATGTTTCTGTTCGGGTAAAATGATTTAGTATTTTAGATGGAGATGCTGTCATGCATGTTTGTGTGCaaattccttttcaattttttctttcaaaagttGCTTCATAAAGTAAGGAAAGGACAACAATTTGTTTCCATAAACATAAACACAAACACGCATGTCATTTAACTTGATCTCTGACATTAAGCTCAGCACCACAACCTTGGAAGCTCAAAGATGATATctaattgacatttttttatacaaaaataaatgaaaaaaacttCAATTTCATCTCTAAAGTTTTACTATTTCTCCTAAATAGTccctaaagtaaaaaaaaaatgcaagtaattCCTCAAGTATTAAAATCATGGTAAGTAGTATTTGAAGTATATTATATTAGTATTTGTGGATTtgcttgttcttttcttttttctttctatagtGGAGATAGTCGCACGTAATGACAGAGCACAATCATATTATTAAAAGCTTGGGGTAAGAATGGGTTTCGCTCGAGAGCccgaaaataatatttcaaagcTTTAGTATGTTCTCCGTTACTTGTGTGGATAAGGCCTATGTTATAAAGTATATAACTTCGATCATAGGGATCAATTTTCTGTCGCATAGTCTCATAATAGTTCTGTAAAGCTTCCGCATAATTTCCTTCAGATTGAACTGACATCCGTTACGGTCGTCATTCGGTTCAAAGAATCTCTGCTCCAGAACCGTACGTGAGATTTTCATCTCATACATATTCTCtaaataaaagtatttgaaAGTATTAAAAATCTATCAAATTGAATGTTAGTAAAATATATAGATTTAGGAACTAGACTGATGGATATTCAACATTGAAAAGATTActtgtataattttattattttagggactatgtaagagagagagagtaataCCAAGTTTCTTGGGCAGTATTTAAcctaatttttaaagtttttttctttaaaagaaaaaaattgtgtaaaCATAATATGAAAATAGAGGTATATGGAAGTTAATTAAgagttttttattcaaaaagaaaaaactaaaaaatgataCCATATGGTTACATCTTTAGAAGGTTGACGAGCTTTAAAGTGTTGTTTAATAGTGGAGCCATGACAtgatttaccaaaaaaattatttgatgaaatttaGAGAATTTTGTaacttgtgttttattttttgtttatttaatgtgACTTACATTTTGTCCCCTTAGTAATGTAAGTGTCTTGAAAAATAGTCTATTGttgggtattttttttatataatataagaaaattcaaTAGAGAATTccattttttaaagtattttgaaCCTCTAGTAAAACAACAGTTTCAACATCATTTGAAAGATGAAATTTTGACTTCTAAACAAAATATAGTTCGTACTGAACCATTCAAACAAAATGACTAAGTCGCCGAATTAATCTATAAAATTGTGGTTTAGTGTCCCTTTAGTCTTTTGATTTAACGAGTATGTTAATATTTTGTTCCTTAAacatatgttaatattattatttaaatcgtATACTACAAGTATGTAACTTTTAGATTTCTTttgaaatttgttaattttaggaattaaaataacAGTGGATAACAATTTCAAGGATTAAATTCTATCATATATTTAACATATTGATTCTTTACCTTTGTAGGAAATAATAATTGGTAACTAAGTGAGGGgtatattttagagaaaaataataataaacgaTAAtagatcatttaaaatttaataaaaaatctgtcttattcattgatttttatatgtaaggatatttttatttggtaatGGAGATACTCTAAgcatttcattaattatatatcaatATTCCAACAAAAATACTTGTATGCATCAAAAATCCCAGGTTCgcgattatataaatttaattttgtcctTATTAAAATGTATCTATCTTATGTTCTTGACTGGAATATAATTCTTTTCTATAAAAGATATATGTTGCCATTGATAAAAGAAGTGTGTCCCTCActttaaaagaaatcaaatccCAATCATATAACTGAATACCAGCACGAATTACTGTTTTGTAGTGCatgttaaggaaaaaaatttggTTGTGCTACAAGTAACATTGGTGCTGAGTTTAGACTCCAAGGTAACTCACTCCTACACGTACTATAATAAAGGTTCTTCAACTTTCAAGCAGTAGTATTAACATTTTGGTTACCCTGAAGTGCCTCAACTTGGACTATACTGCCTCCTAATCTTGTTGCTGCCTTATTTGCCTGAACAATGAAGACATTATATTGCTGTTAGTATCCATAGTTGATAAATGATAACATAGCTACTGAGTTAAAGATAGGACAACTTACTTCTTTCTCCCATTTGGTGCGTAAGGTGACCACAAGAAAACACACCACTTGCACAATAAGTGCTAATACGATCCCTAAAAGTAACCCCATGCAATTATgaagaattaagaaaattacTATAACTTCAGTGCATGTTTGAATTAAAGTTTACAAACTGAATTAACAAAAGTATCTTAAATCTTGTTCTTCTAAAACTTGGTTTGCAAGAAAAATGTTACTCTTAGGCATACTTTTGAGGGATAATCAAATATGATCTCAAACTTTTGGATCCTCTCATTGAAAATAGAAACATACCCTCAGTTGAACAAGTTCAATGCCATGCAGGATAGCAACACACAACTGCCTTATCTCACTGGATTATGAGAGTTATACGATGCTATTAGTCTCTGTTAAAAACTACCTTTTTTAAGGATATTGTTAATTGTGAgatcttttttaataataacaaaatggcTAGATTTTACCTGTCCTTTCGTGTGGAGGACACAAGCTGTCACAATTGCAAAAGGAACGCCCAAAAGATAATAAGATCCTAGATTAATTAATGCACCAAGTTTCTGCCTATCACATCCTCTGGCAACTCCTGTTTATAATCAAGGAATTAGCAAAGTTCACATAGACAATTTAACATCAAGGTTCCTCAATAAATGACTTAATAGGTAGTATTAGATTGCATTCTTACTGTGCAGTTGAA
It contains:
- the LOC100814263 gene encoding cyclin-dependent kinase D-3 — its product is MAELDLSKKVADRYLKREVLGEGTYGVVYKAIDTQTGQTVAIKKIRLGKQKEGVNFTALREIKLLKELKDPNIIELIDAFPHKGNLHLVFEFMETDLEAVIRDRNIVLSPGDIKSYLQMTLKGLAICHKKWVLHRDMKPNNLLIGSNGQLKLADFGLARVFGSPDRRFTHQVFARWYRAPELLFGTKQYGPGVDVWAAACIFAELLLRRPFLQGSSDIDQLGKIFAAFGTPSASQWPDMIFLPDYVEYQHVPAPPLRSLFPMASDDALDLLSKMFTYDPKARISVQQALEHRYFSSAPLLTDPVKLPRPAPKKESKVSDVISNEGPTVLSPPRKSRRVMPGRDGSEGNSLQGDKFDDSVVSVRQAAGDNTGKNEPAPMSLDFSLFGLKPPNRPMITSADRSHLKRKLDLEF